In one Brassica oleracea var. oleracea cultivar TO1000 chromosome C9, BOL, whole genome shotgun sequence genomic region, the following are encoded:
- the LOC106318201 gene encoding serine carboxypeptidase-like 19: MRNLHFIILVLLSISTSIHYVVVTSLHVKYLPGFEGPLPFALETGYVSVGESEDVELFYYFVKSERNPKKDPLMIWLTGGPGCSSLSALLFANGPLAFKKDEYNGTLPPLELASFSWTKVANILLLESPVGTGYSYAKTPLASEASDTKQFHQIDQFLRRWLVDHPEFISSPFYVGGDSYAGHIVPGVVHQISLGNEKGLTPFISLQGYVLGNPVTNLKVETNHRVSFAHAMGLISHELFESLEKSCGGNYMDVHPSNAKCVKELQTYKNCISEIYTEQILLPNCPVDYVPQKLQFLPNIKTGRRRELKEFSGYDTPSLPPPSCFTYGQFLASFWANDENVRRALGVKKELGKWTRCNFQNIPYTYDIDSPIPYHVNNSRKGFRSLIYSGDHDMGIPFSSTEAWVKGLNYSIVEDWRPWMMSSYQVGGYTRTYANKMTFATIKGGGHTCAYSPDQCSPMFNRWIDGEPL; this comes from the exons ATGAGAAATCTTCATTTCATCATCTTAGTACTGTTGAGCATCTCGACCTCCATACATTATGTAGTTGTTACTTCTTTGCATGTGAAGTATCTTCCTGGTTTTGAAGGTCCTCTTCCTTTCGCGCTCGAGACAGG GTATGTGAGTGTTGGTGAATCTGAGGATGTTGAGCTCTTTTACTACTTTGTAAAATCAGAGAGAAATCCAAAGAAAGATCCTCTCATGATTTGGCTCACTGGTGGGCCTGGATGCAGCTCCCTTTCTGCGTTGCTCTTTGCAAACG GTCCTTTAGCTTTTAAAAAGGATGAGTATAATGGGACACTGCCTCCTCTGGAGCTAGCATCTTTTTCTTGGACAAAG GTAGCTAACATTTTATTATTGGAATCTCCTGTTGGCACTGGATATTCTTATGCGAAAACTCCGCTTGCTTCTGAGGCGAGCGACACCAAACAATTTCATCAAATCGACCAATTCCTTAGAAGA TGGTTGGTGGATCACCCTGAGTTTATATCGAGTCCATTTTACGTTGGTGGAGATTCATATGCTGGGCACATTGTTCCAGGAGTTGTGCATCAGATTTCACTTG GAAATGAGAAAGGTCTCACACCATTCATAAGTCTTCAG GGCTATGTTCTTGGAAACCCTGTGACAAACCTAAAAGTTGAAACTAATCACAGAGTTTCATTTGCTCATGCGATGGGACTAATTTCGCATGAGCTCTTTGAG TCTCTTGAAAAAAGTTGTGGAGGAAACTACATGGATGTACACCCGAGTAATGCAAAATGCGTAAAAGAACTTCAAACTTATAAAAAT TGTATCTCGGAGATATACACAGAGCAGATTTTGTTACCAAATTGCCCAGTAGATTACGTACCACAAAAACTACAATTCTTACCAAACATCAAAACCGGTAGAAGAAGAGAACTGAAGGAGTTTTCAGGATATGATACACCATCATTGCCTCCTCCTAGCTGCTTT ACTTATGGTCAATTTCTGGCTTCCTTTTGGGCAAACGATGAAAATGTACGCAGAGCTCTAGGAGTGAAAAAG GAGTTAGGAAAATGGACCCGATGCAACTTCCAAAACATTCCATATACATATGATATTGATAGTCCCATTCCATATCACGTGAACAACAGTCGTAAAGGCTTCCGCTCTCTCATATATAG TGGTGATCACGATATGGGAATACCTTTCTCTTCAACGGAAGCATGGGTCAAAGGTCTCAACTATTCCATTGTTGAAGACTGGAGACCTTGGATGATGAGTAGCTATCAAGTCGGTGGATATACAAGGACTTACGCAAATAAGATGACATTTGCAACCATCAAG GGAGGAGGACACACCTGTGCTTATAGTCCAGATCAGTGCTCACCTATGTTCAACAGATGGATTGATGGAGAACCTCTCTGA